The Candidatus Baltobacteraceae bacterium genome includes the window GATTCGACTGCTGATTCATGTCGCCGGCGGCGTTGTTGACGCCGATGTTGCCCGACGCGCCGGAGAAGGAGCCGTCGAAGCTCGCGATGTTATTCGAATCATCGATGGCGTTGCTAGGGGCGCCGCCCTTCTTGCCTGCGTTGGCTTGCGTCCCAGCGACGTTGAGATTTTCGATCTCGCCGTTGGTGAGCAGCGCCAGCTGGTTGCCCTGCTGGTTCAAGTTCCCGGCTGCGTTGTTGGCGCCGATGTTGCCCGAGGCACCTGCGAACGCGTTGTCTGAATAGGAGGCGTTGTTGGAGCCGAAGCTGCCGGTAAAGCCGGCGTCAAACGTTCCGGTATCGCCGAATAGAAGCAGACCGCCCGCGGTTTGAGTCAGGCTGATCTGCCCCGCCTTGCCCGAGGTCGTCAGTTCGGGTCCGCTGCCGCACGTATTGTTGCAGCTGGAGAGAATGATCGCCGTGTTCTGTTGTTGGTTCGCGTTGCCGGCTGCGTTGTTGGCGCCGATGTTGCCGGACGCTTTTTGGAATACGTTATCTTCGTACGTCGCTTCGTTGTTTCCGCTCGCGTGAAAAACGCGGTTTACATCGGAACTATTATCGATTTGAGTGTTCGAAAGATCTTGCGTATTCTTGTCGTTTAGGGCCAGCTCCGTGGCCGTCTGATTGATGTACAACTGGTTGGCTTGTTCGTTCAACGAGCCGGACGCGTTGTTCATGCCGATGGAGCCGCTTGCATTTTGGAAGGCATTGTCTTGGAGTTCGGCTTCTTGGAAGCCGCCGTTGATTACGACTGCCGACGTGGTGGTTTGGTTGACGGCATTGTTAACGGAGCTGGCAGCCGCCGCGGGGATAACCCACGTTACGAGCATCGCCAGCGTCGTTACCGCCGAGAGAAGTTTTTTCGATCGCATTGTATGGTTCGTCCTTTTCAGAAGACTTGAAGTTCGGACTTTAAGGACCGATGGAACCCTGTTGGACTTGCAACAGGAAGCTGTTGGTCGCGGTGTTGGCCGAGCCGGCGGTCTGATTCACTTGCACGATGCCGGAGCTTCCCGCAAATGTCGTGGGGCCGACGCGAACGCGATCGCCGAGACCGGTGGAAGGCGTTGTTTTGGATATAACGTGTTGCGTGGGAACCACGCCCTGCAGCGATGTGTCCGTCATCTGGGCGGCGCTGAGGTCATACTCCAAGATCGTCACATTGGCGTGCGCGTTTCCGTTGCCGGCTGCCTGATTGATTTGCAGAATACCCGCGGTGTTTGAAAACGCGAAACCGATGATCTCAACGTCGCCCGACGCTCCGCTCGTGTCGGTCACCTGCGTGACGTTTACGTGGAGCGGTGAATGGGAGACGATCGCGAGGTTTGCCTGAACGTTGCCGGCACCGGCTGCTTGATTGACTTTGACGATGCCCAGAACGTCGGTAAAGCTCGAATCCTGAATGATGGCGGTGTCGGGTGGCACGCTTTGCGCGTACGCAATCGCCGGAGTGCCGAAAAAGCACGCCAGCGCACCGGCCAGAAGTGGGATAAACCGGGGCCTCAAATACATTCGAGGCTCCTTTTGCATACAGTAAGTGGATTCAGACACATTGGAAACCTTCCGTGTCAGCGTTTCCAAAGTGTAGGCGCAGCCAGGGAGCGCAACGAGTGTGGGATGGACTAGGGGCGGTAGGACCTAAGGAGCCGCCTTGCTAGGCGGCGCAGAAGGGCGGCCACTCTTTGCGATCGTGTGCCGCAATGAGTTGACGGTGAAACGGCAGCGCGCTATAGAGTTCGCGAGATCGATCGTCGGGCAGCGCCGTCAGCCGCGCCGCGAAGCGCTCGTGCGCGCGGGTGAGCCAGATGGCCGCCGCGTTCTCGCGCCCGAGCCGATACCATTGCGCCAACGCCCAGGCCGCTCGCGGATAATGCGGATGGTCGGGGGCGTTCGCGAGGGCCACGGCGAGAGCGGCCGCCAGCGGTTGCGCCGCTACGGGCTCCGAACGTTCGATCCGAACTAGCAGCAGCGTCGCCAGACAAAGCGTTTCGCCGTCGCGATCGGCGCATCGCCGGCTTGCATCGAGCGCGGCCAGCAGATGCTCGAGGGCGTCGTCGAGATTACCGGTGCCGCGCTCGGCGGATCCGAGTTGCTGCAGCGCGGTCGCTTCGAAGCGTGCGTGGCCGAGTCCGCGGTAGAGCTCGAGCGCCTGACGGGCGCGCGCCGCTGCCGCCGCCGCGTTCCCGCAATATTCTTCGGTCAGCCCCTCGTTGAGTTGGCAGAGGCCGAGAATATACGCATTATCCTCGCGCTGCGCGATCGATCGTGCGATTCCGATATGCGTGCGAGAGCGTTCGACGTCGCCAACGTCGACGAGCAGATAGCTGAGATTGACGTTTGCCTGCATCAACCCGTAGGCCGTCGCCGTCTCTTCAAAAATTGCGATGGCGTCGTTGAAGTAGCGCAGCGACTCGCCGACCTTCCACTCGTTGTGCGCGGCGTTGGCCAGATTGACGAGGGCGCTCGCCTCCCCTTCGCGATCGCCCATCGAGCGCGAAAGGTCGACGGCGCGCTGGCCGACGTTGCGCAACGCGACCGTATCTTCGGCAACCTGCGCGACGATGAGCGCGCCGCGAAGCGCGGCGCGCAGCATCGGCGTCTGTGCGGCGGCGGTCGCGATGGCGACGGCGCGTTCCGTTAAGGCGCCCGCGCGATCCATATCGCCCAGGTAGGAACTCGCCCAGGCGCACGTCGAGAGCGCGTCGACGCGGCCGCGATCGTCGTCGAGCGCGTCGAAGGCCAAGAACGCATCCCACGCCGCTTCGTCGGCCGCCTTATAGCGCCCCAACGCATGGAGGTGCAGCGCGCGCTGTTCGAGCGCGCGCGCCCGCCAGCGTTCGTCGCCGGTTCGGGCGGCTGCATCGGCGAGCAAATCGACGAGTTTACCTTGCGCCTCGCGGTCGCCGAGGCGACGTTTGAGCATGACGGCGCGGATTAGCGCTTCGCATCGAATCGCGGGTTCGGCGATGCCGTCGGCGAGGGAGAGCATGTCGTCGATGTGCCGCTCCTGCGCCTTCCGGTTGCCGCGCAGGTCGTCGACGCGTTCGCAGATTTTCAGCAGATCGAAGAGCAGCCCGGCGTCGTCGAGCGCTAGCTCCAAGCCTCGCTGGGCTACTTCGAAAGCGGTCTCGTTGGCGAAGACGCCGAGCGCCGCTTCGGCCGCGATCGCATAGTAGCGCGCGGCGCGCAGCTGATCGCCGGCGCGGTCGTAGTGAAAGGCGATCTCGCGCGCCAATTCCTCCAAACGTTCGGGATAGAGCGTCTCCATGATGCGGGCGACGCGATGGTGGCGGCGCCGGCGCGCCGGCGGATCGATAACGGCATAGAGCGCGGCCTGGATTAATTGATGCGTAAAAACGTAATCGAACCGATTGAGCGACGAGCTTTCGCGCACGATCCGCGCGTCGAGCAGATCGCCCAGGGCATCGAGAACCTCCGCTTCCGTCCAACCCGAAACCTCGCGCACCACGTCGAGATTGAACGCTTGTCCGATGGTTGCGGCGATCTCACCGAACGCGCGAGCGGCCGGCGCCAATTCGAGAACGCGCGCGTCGATAATGCCGTGCGCGCCGGCAGACGCGGTTGCGTCCGGCGCGTGACTGCGGGCGATCGCCGACTCGAGAAAGAGCGGATTGCCTTCGCTTATCGCGTAGAGTCGAGGCGCTTCGTTGGGATCGATAGCCAACCGCGTGACGAGTTCGTTCACCGCTTCGCTGCCTAGCCGCCCGAGCGAGAGCTGTTCCAAACGCGCTTCTTGCGAGAGCGTGCGGCGCAAGATTCGAACGGGCGAAGCCGGCGACGCTTCTTCGCGATACGTCACCACGAGCAGCACCGGTTTGCCGGTGACGCGGCGCGCCAGATACTCGACGGCGCGCGTCGTGGCGGAGCCCGCCCAATGCAGATCTTCAAGTACGAGCAGCACGGGGCGCGGTTGCGCCATCGCCTCGAGACATACCGCGAACGCGTCGAACAGACGCGGCTGGTCCGACGCCGAGTCGAGAGCCGCAACCGGCGGCAGTTCGCGCGCCGAACGCAGATCCGGCACGAGATGCGCGAGTATCCCGAGCCAGAGCGGATTCACGTCGATCGTCGCCAGAAATGGAACGGCGGCTCGATAGGCCTCGGCGAGTGCCTGATACGGGCGGCTCTCGGGAAACGCCGTGGTCCCTAAAAAGACGCGCGCGCCCTGCGCCAACGCGAGCGTCGCGACTTCGGAGACCAATCGCGACTTGCCGATACCGGCTTCGCCGCCGACCAGCAGCGTCGCGCCGTAACCGCGTGCGGCGCGGCTCCACAACTGCATGGCCGCCGCGAGTTCCGGCGCGCGGCCCACGAACGGAAGCGGCGCCCGTTCGCTCTGCGCGACCGGATCGGCGGCGCCGGCCGGAGTGTCGGGCAGCGGCGCGTTGCGCAGGATCGCGTCGCGCACCGCAATCGTTTCGGGCATCACCTCGATACGCATCTCCGATTGCAGGCGCTGCGCGAAACGATCGAATATCTCGAGCGCTCCGGATCGATCGCCGCCCGCGTACCGAATCGCCATCAACGCACGCAGCGCGTCTTCGCGCCACGGGTCCGATTCGATCGTGCGCTGCGCGTAGAACTCGGCCCGGTCGAAATCGCGCCGGCTGCGATAACGCAGCGTAAGCTGCGCGAGCGCGTCGAGGTAGCGGGCACGATAGCGCTCGCGCCGCGTTTCGATCCAGTCGTCGTAGACGGTGTCGACGAGATCGCCGCGATAGAGCGCCGCGGCGTCTTCGAGCGTTTCGGGATTTTCGATCAGCCGCTCGAACTCGATCGCGTCGCACCAGAGCGGCGCGTCCGGGTTCCAGCGGACCGTCGGGCCTTCGGCGAGTATCCAGGGTACGTCGGAACGCGGGAGCGCTTGCTGCAGGCGGTAGAGATGGCGGCGCAGATTGGCGCGCGCGTCTTCTTCGGAGTCGTCGGGCCAAAACGCAAACGAAAGCGCGTCGCGGCCGATCGGCTGCGATTGGTTGAGCACGAGGTAGGCCAGCAGCGGCAGCGTCTTCGGCGGAGCCGCGAACTTCAGGACCTCACCGTCACGCTCGATTCGGGGAGATCCGAAGAGTCGCAGTCCCACGCCCGGCCGCGCCGGTACCTTGAAGAGGTCGTTCAATTCCCTCCGATTCGCGAGCCGGAGCGCGAGTTGCTCCTCGTGGACGCTGGGTGGACGGCGCGCTGGTACGATCGTGGCAGTCCAAGAGGCTCGACTCGGAAATCGCTGCGGCGAACCCCGAGATCACTCTTGATCGGCGTAAGGCCGAGAAGACACCTTTCGTCGATCGCATTGCCGCTGGGTGAGTCCGGTTCTCGGGCTCACCCAGCGGTTTTTCTACGCGCCGGTGCAGTGCGTGAAATCCTAGGGGCGATGAGTCTAAGGCGCTACCGGAGATCCTCTTGTATCCAGGCCTTCCTGGTGCGAGCGACACTACGCCGCTTCGACAGCGGCCGCTACAATTCTAGATATGAGCGCCCTCGTATCGGCACGGCTTTCAAAAGCCGCTCCTATGAGCTTTACCGCAACGGCCGCGCCGGTGCGGTACCCCGCGCGTTTGGTCTACCGGCTCGTCGCCACCGATTTCGTCATGTTCTTGAGCGCGTTCTTCCTCGCGAGCGGCGTCGTCCACGCGATCGGTCGCGGCGCCTCGGAGCCGCGGCTCATCGCTTCGATGGTCGTAAGCAGCTTGCTCTGGCTTGCGATCTTCGAGCGCGCCGGATCGTACCGCGAATCGCTCGACCTGCGCTGGTGGGATGAATTCTATTGGGTCGCCGCGACCGTGATTCTCGGAATCGTGCCGCAGCTCGCGCTCTTCGCGTTCCTGCCGCAGATGCCGTCGTCGCGATTGCTGCTCGTGGTGGCGGCGCTCGTTGCGATCGTCACCGTGAGCCTGGCTCGAATCTTCGTGAAAGCCGGGTGGCAAACCGATGGCCGGTTGGATTGCCGGATCGCCGTCGTCGGCGATCCGCAACGCGTTGCGTCGACGGAGACGCTGTTGCGGCAGGCGGAGCACGTTGCCGTGCTGCCGTTGCCGCTCAAGCGTTGGAACGACGACGTTGGGAGCATCGGCTTGGCGGATTGGTTCGGCGCCGCTCGCGCCTGGCAAGCCGACCGCATTCTCTTCACCGAAGTGCCGAATCCCGCGGCCATGCCGGGTATCGCGCTGACCGCGATGGAGCATCGCATCGCCGTCTCGTTCGCCGCACCGCGTATCCTCGGCGACATCTACAAACACTTCGATTTCGATAACGTCGGCCGGCAAGGCGTCATCGTACCGATCGTGCCGCGGGCCTGCCGTCGTCCGGGCGCAACGGCCAAACGCGTCTTCGATATCGTTTTTGCGCTGGCGGGGCTCGTGCTCTTTTGCATTCCGATGCTCGTAGCCGCGGTTGCGATCTTCGTGGAATCCGGCGCGCCCGTGCTGCTGCGGCAGCAACGCGTCGGCAAGGACGGCAAGCCGTTCGATATGTTCAAGTTCCGTTCGATGCGCCGCAACGCCGAAGAGACGACCGGCGCCGTCTGGGCGATCGCCGGCGATCGCCGGATCACGACGGTTGGGCGGATCCTTCGGCGAACCAGTCTCGACGAGTTGCCGCAGATTTTCAACGTTTTGAACGGGCAAATGTCGATCGTGGGGCCGCGCCCCGAGCGTCCGGTATTCGCCGAGCGCTTTCGCCGCCAGCTCCCGAACTACGACGGCCGGAACGCCGTGCTCCCGGGAATCACCGGGTGGTCGCACGTCTACATGGACCGCAATATCGATACCTCTGCGATCGAACAGCGCCTCGGACACGATCTCTTCTATATCGAACATTGGTCGGTGCTCATGGATCTCGCGATCGTCTGTAAGACGGCCTGCGAGTTCCTGTTTCATAGCGTTGCGGCATGACGCTCGCGATCGTTTCGTCGCGCTATCCATATAGCGGAGCCGAATCGTTTTTGGCCGCCGAAACGCGCGGGCTCCAAAAACACTTCGCTCGCGTGATCGTGATCCCGGCCCGTCACGGAATGTTTTCCATCGAAACGTTCGCGGCGGCCCTCGGCGTTTTGCGAGCGCGCCCATTGCACGTCGCGCGCGTCTTCACCTCGCTGCTCTTCGCGCCGAGCTCCCTGCGCATCAAGCTGAAGAACGTGCTGCTGTTTCCGCGCGGTCTTTGTGTCGCCGCGATCGTGCGCCGCGAAAATGTGGAGCATCTCCATGCCTATTGGCTCTCGGCGCCGGCGACGGTAGCCTTGATCGCGTCGCGGCTAACGGGCGTCGGTTGGAGCGCTAGCGCGCACGCGTGGGATATTTACGAGCGCAACCTTACCGCCGAAAAGCTCGCGAGTGCGGCCTTCGTGCGCACGATTTCGAAACAGGGCCTAGAACATCTCGCCGTGATTGCGGGCGAGCGTTTTCGCGACAAGCTGCGCTGCGTGCGCTTGGGCGTCGATATTCCTCGCCAAACCGCCGCGCCGGCGCATGCCGAGATCGCGCTCGTATGCGCCGCCAATCTCGTCCCGAAGAAAGGGCACTCCACCCTCTTGCGCGCGCTCAAACTCGTCGACGACGCCGGCATTGCGTTCCGCTGCGACATCGTGGGGAAAGGGCCGCTTCAACCCCGGCTGCGTCGGCAAATCGAGGCGCTGAATCTACGAAACAAGGCGCTGCTGCTGGGATATCGAGCGCACGGCCGTTTGCTCGCCGGTCTTCGTCGCGGCGACTACGACGTCGCCATCCTCGCGAGCCGCCAGGACGGATGCCGTATGGAAGGCATTCCGGTCGCGCTGATCGAGGCCATGGCCGCCGGACTTTCGTGTATCGGTACGAGCTCGGGTGCGGTCGGCGAATTGTTGGACGAAACGTGCGGCGTCGTGGTTCGCGTTCACGACGAACGCGCGCTCGCCGATGCGGTCGTGCGGCTCGCGACGAACGCGCGGCTGCGCCACGCTTTGGGCGCGAGCGCGAGGGCGCGGGTAACGGCCGAGTTTAACGCCGCCCTTACGACGGCCGAACTCGCCGCGCTCATTCGAGCGGCATGCGAGCATCCATTGGAGGTTAGCGCGTGAACGTCTGCGTGATCGGCCTCGGATACGTCGGCCTTCCCACGGCCGCCCTGGCGGCCGCAGCCGGACACGCCGTCGCCGGCTACGACGCACAGGAGCGTCTGCGCGCGGATTTAACTCGCCGAATCGTTCGCGGCGTCGAGCGCGAGGTGCGCGACTTGGCAACGCACGAGATCGCCGCCGGTCGTCTGCGGATCTGCGACGAGGTCGAGCCGGCGGATGCCTATATCGTTTGCGTGCCTACGCCGGCGCTCGGCGACCGGCCCGATCTGCGGCATTTCGAAGATGCGGCCGAGCGCGTGTGCCGCGTGATCGGCCGCGGTGAGTTGCTGATCGTGGAATCGACCGTTCCGCCCGGCACGACCGAACGAGTCGTGTCGCGCGCGCTGCACCGGCATGGAAAAAGCTTGAAGGACATCCGGCTCGCGCACGCTCCGGAGCGCGTCTTGCCGGGTTCGATCGTGCGCGAGCTTCGCGAGAACGAACGCATCATCGGCGGCCGCGTTGCGGCCGATGCGGCCGCGGCCAAAGCGCTCTATGCCTCGTTCGTCAACGCCGCCATACACACGACGGATCTGCGGACTGCGGAATTCGTAAAAGTTATCGAGAACGCGTATCGCGACGTCAACATCGCCTTCGCTAACGAGCTGGCGCTATTCTGCGAGGGGTTAGGCATCGATGTCTGGGAGGCGATCGGACTTGCCAACAATCACCCGCGCGTCAACATCCTGCAGCCGGGACCGGGTGTCGGGGGGCACTGCATTCCGATCGATCCGCGGTTTTTAGCCGATGCCAATCCGTTTGCGACCGAACTCATCCAAGCGTCGCGACGCGTAAACGACCGGATGCCGTTTCTCATCGCGCGGCGCATCCTCAGGTACGTCGACGTGTGCGGCCCGCAGCGTCGAATCGCCCTTTTCGGTGCGACGTACAAAGCAAACGTCAACGACGTTCGCGGAAGCCCGGCTCGAAAAATCTGCGAGTTCCTGAACGAGCAGGGATGCGAAACCACTATTTTCGATCCGCACGCTCGGCTCGCCGATCTGTGCGCGAGCGCTCGCGAGGCCCTGGCCGGCGCCGACGCACTCGTGCTGGTCGTCGATCACGACGCCTTTCGAGCGATAACGCCGGCGCTCGCTCGAGAAGTCATGCGAACGCCGATCCTCATCGACTGCCGG containing:
- a CDS encoding glycosyltransferase family 4 protein, with protein sequence MTLAIVSSRYPYSGAESFLAAETRGLQKHFARVIVIPARHGMFSIETFAAALGVLRARPLHVARVFTSLLFAPSSLRIKLKNVLLFPRGLCVAAIVRRENVEHLHAYWLSAPATVALIASRLTGVGWSASAHAWDIYERNLTAEKLASAAFVRTISKQGLEHLAVIAGERFRDKLRCVRLGVDIPRQTAAPAHAEIALVCAANLVPKKGHSTLLRALKLVDDAGIAFRCDIVGKGPLQPRLRRQIEALNLRNKALLLGYRAHGRLLAGLRRGDYDVAILASRQDGCRMEGIPVALIEAMAAGLSCIGTSSGAVGELLDETCGVVVRVHDERALADAVVRLATNARLRHALGASARARVTAEFNAALTTAELAALIRAACEHPLEVSA
- a CDS encoding AAA family ATPase, coding for MNDLFKVPARPGVGLRLFGSPRIERDGEVLKFAAPPKTLPLLAYLVLNQSQPIGRDALSFAFWPDDSEEDARANLRRHLYRLQQALPRSDVPWILAEGPTVRWNPDAPLWCDAIEFERLIENPETLEDAAALYRGDLVDTVYDDWIETRRERYRARYLDALAQLTLRYRSRRDFDRAEFYAQRTIESDPWREDALRALMAIRYAGGDRSGALEIFDRFAQRLQSEMRIEVMPETIAVRDAILRNAPLPDTPAGAADPVAQSERAPLPFVGRAPELAAAMQLWSRAARGYGATLLVGGEAGIGKSRLVSEVATLALAQGARVFLGTTAFPESRPYQALAEAYRAAVPFLATIDVNPLWLGILAHLVPDLRSARELPPVAALDSASDQPRLFDAFAVCLEAMAQPRPVLLVLEDLHWAGSATTRAVEYLARRVTGKPVLLVVTYREEASPASPVRILRRTLSQEARLEQLSLGRLGSEAVNELVTRLAIDPNEAPRLYAISEGNPLFLESAIARSHAPDATASAGAHGIIDARVLELAPAARAFGEIAATIGQAFNLDVVREVSGWTEAEVLDALGDLLDARIVRESSSLNRFDYVFTHQLIQAALYAVIDPPARRRRHHRVARIMETLYPERLEELAREIAFHYDRAGDQLRAARYYAIAAEAALGVFANETAFEVAQRGLELALDDAGLLFDLLKICERVDDLRGNRKAQERHIDDMLSLADGIAEPAIRCEALIRAVMLKRRLGDREAQGKLVDLLADAAARTGDERWRARALEQRALHLHALGRYKAADEAAWDAFLAFDALDDDRGRVDALSTCAWASSYLGDMDRAGALTERAVAIATAAAQTPMLRAALRGALIVAQVAEDTVALRNVGQRAVDLSRSMGDREGEASALVNLANAAHNEWKVGESLRYFNDAIAIFEETATAYGLMQANVNLSYLLVDVGDVERSRTHIGIARSIAQREDNAYILGLCQLNEGLTEEYCGNAAAAAARARQALELYRGLGHARFEATALQQLGSAERGTGNLDDALEHLLAALDASRRCADRDGETLCLATLLLVRIERSEPVAAQPLAAALAVALANAPDHPHYPRAAWALAQWYRLGRENAAAIWLTRAHERFAARLTALPDDRSRELYSALPFHRQLIAAHDRKEWPPFCAA
- a CDS encoding exopolysaccharide biosynthesis polyprenyl glycosylphosphotransferase, giving the protein MSFTATAAPVRYPARLVYRLVATDFVMFLSAFFLASGVVHAIGRGASEPRLIASMVVSSLLWLAIFERAGSYRESLDLRWWDEFYWVAATVILGIVPQLALFAFLPQMPSSRLLLVVAALVAIVTVSLARIFVKAGWQTDGRLDCRIAVVGDPQRVASTETLLRQAEHVAVLPLPLKRWNDDVGSIGLADWFGAARAWQADRILFTEVPNPAAMPGIALTAMEHRIAVSFAAPRILGDIYKHFDFDNVGRQGVIVPIVPRACRRPGATAKRVFDIVFALAGLVLFCIPMLVAAVAIFVESGAPVLLRQQRVGKDGKPFDMFKFRSMRRNAEETTGAVWAIAGDRRITTVGRILRRTSLDELPQIFNVLNGQMSIVGPRPERPVFAERFRRQLPNYDGRNAVLPGITGWSHVYMDRNIDTSAIEQRLGHDLFYIEHWSVLMDLAIVCKTACEFLFHSVAA
- a CDS encoding nucleotide sugar dehydrogenase, producing MNVCVIGLGYVGLPTAALAAAAGHAVAGYDAQERLRADLTRRIVRGVEREVRDLATHEIAAGRLRICDEVEPADAYIVCVPTPALGDRPDLRHFEDAAERVCRVIGRGELLIVESTVPPGTTERVVSRALHRHGKSLKDIRLAHAPERVLPGSIVRELRENERIIGGRVAADAAAAKALYASFVNAAIHTTDLRTAEFVKVIENAYRDVNIAFANELALFCEGLGIDVWEAIGLANNHPRVNILQPGPGVGGHCIPIDPRFLADANPFATELIQASRRVNDRMPFLIARRILRYVDVCGPQRRIALFGATYKANVNDVRGSPARKICEFLNEQGCETTIFDPHARLADLCASAREALAGADALVLVVDHDAFRAITPALAREVMRTPILIDCRNYFKTPEWQAAGFTVYTLGKSSDLPRTAALGISGRLGA